A single window of Populus nigra chromosome 17, ddPopNigr1.1, whole genome shotgun sequence DNA harbors:
- the LOC133677077 gene encoding protein SCARECROW-like produces MQLTNGGNNTTNSSKHPAPTPISLAVQVKAAGGKMLRKRMASEMMEVQSAITPQNHQRLSRGNIISSTNVYSLSISDNNNDDDDDVIGMTRSTGASSFTSCSNNNNINPNNPNSILYPVLNYSAMTSMLPSSTNLTASTSGVSASLSVSEFLSPTVLSTNLITSCNDTHIHTQSQLPAVCGFSGLPLFPPAEIKRNNIRSNAAADPTPGLITTSITAPTTSTPASASMEDATPATAWIDGLIKDLLHTSTNVSIPQLIQNVREIIYPCNPNLASLLEYRLRSLTDSIIPAPNILPVERSRNKEAAAAVSLPLQTQRRCNQGHASNSGLTLDLDNIVSNSAPPVSSHVSHYSNWGPTPPLICQPNIQQQHQQPQIHLVHHDQHLQQQQQKQQESPSSTSNVTPTILALNQGQPPQQQAQDQQQEKSSSAETEQVSSSTSPPSSSAAASRDKKEEMRQQKRDEEGLHLLTLLLQCAEAVSADNFEEANKMLLEISELSTPFGTSAQRVAAYFSEAMSARLVSSCLGIYATLPSMPQSHTQKMASAFQVFNGIGPFVKFSHFTANQAIQEAFEREERVHIIDLDVMQGLQWPGLFHILASRPGGPPYVRLTGLGTSLEALEATGKRLSDFAHKLGLPFEFIPVAEKVGNLEPERLNVSKREAVAVHWLQHSLYDVTGSDTNMLCLLQRLAPKVVTVVEQDLSHAGSFLGRFVEAIHYYSALFDSLGASYGEESEERHVVEQQLLSREIRNVLAVGGPSRSGDVKFHNWREKLQQSGFKGISLAGNAATQATLLLGMFPSDGYTLVEDNGTLKLGWKDLCLLTASAWRPFHVTLETATTTPHHHHHHQQQQQQHHHHRFVTA; encoded by the exons ATGCAGCTTACCAACGGTGGCAACAACACTACCAACAGCAGCAAACACCCCGCACCCACACCAATATCATTAGCAGTACAAGTAAAAGCAGCAGGTGGGAAGATGTTGAGGAAGAGGATGGCTTCTGAGATGATGGAAGTGCAATCAGCGATTACTCCCCAAAATCATCAGAGGTTATCTCGAGGTAACATCATCAGTAGCACCAACGTCTATTCACTTTCAATATCAGACAACaacaacgatgatgatgatgatgttattggtatgactaGAAGTACTGGTGCCTCTTCTTTTACAAGTTGttccaacaacaacaatattaacCCTAATAACCCCAACTCAATCTTATATCCAGTCCTCAACTACTCTGCTATGACTTCTATGCTACCTTCTTCCACGAACTTGACAGCAAGTACGTCAGGCGTGTCTGCTTCTCTGTCTGTTTCTGAGTTCTTGTCTCCTACAGTACTTTCCACCAACTTAATTACTAGCTGCAACGACACCCACATCCACACCCAATCCCAACTCCCAGCCGTCTGTGGTTTCTCTGGTCTACCCTTGTTCCCTCCAgctgaaataaaaagaaacaatatccGATCAAACGCCGCCGCCGATCCAACGCCCGGCCTCATCACTACCTCTATTACTGCTCCTACTACTAGTACTCCTGCTTCAGCTTCCATGGAAGATGCCACACCCGCCACTGCTTGGATTGATGGCCTCATAAAGGACCTACTCCACACTTCCACCAACGTGTCCATTCCTCAGCTCATTCAGAATGTGAGGGAGATCATCTACCCTTGCAACCCCAATCTGGCCTCCCTCCTCGAGTACAGGCTCCGGTCTTTGACAGACTCAATAATCCCGGCGCCCAATATTCTCCCGGTGGAGAGGAGTAGGAATAAGGAGGCAGCCGCAGCAGTATCATTACCGCTTCAGACCCAGAGGCGTTGCAATCAAGGTCATGCCTCTAATTCTGGGCTCACTCTTGATCTTGACAATATCGTCTCTAATTCCGCTCCTCCAGTTTCTTCACATGTTAGTCACTACTCTAACTGGGGACCGACGCCACCTCTCATCTGCCAACCAAACATCCAACAGCAACACCAGCAGCCACAAATCCACCTTGTTCATCATGATCAGCATctgcaacaacagcagcagaaGCAACAAGAGAGCCCTTCTTCTACTTCCAATGTTACACCGACTATTCTAGCATTAAATCAAGGACAACCTCCACAACAGCAAGCACAAGATCAGCAGCAGGAAAAATCATCTTCTGCGGAGACAGAACAGGTAAGCAGCAGCACATCCCCTCCCTCTTCATCAGCAGCAGCCAGCCGAGATAAGAAAGAAGAGATGCGGCAGCAAAAGAGAGACGAAGAAGGCTTACACCTTCTGACCTTACTACTCCAATGCGCGGAGGCCGTCTCCGCTGATAATTTTGAGGAAGCTAATAAGATGCTACTTGAGATCTCGGAGCTGTCGACGCCATTTGGAACTTCAGCGCAGCGAGTGGCTGCTTACTTCTCGGAGGCTATGTCTGCAAGGCTGGTCAGCTCTTGCTTGGGGATATACGCCACGCTTCCTTCAATGCCCCAAAGCCATACCCAGAAGATGGCTTCGGCCTTTCAGGTGTTCAATGGGATTGGCCCTTTCGTCAAGTTCTCTCATTTCACAGCCAACCAAGCGATACAAGAAGCGTTTGAAAGGGAAGAGAGAGTCCACATCATAGATCTGGACGTCATGCAAGGTTTGCAGTGGCCTGGGCTATTTCATATCCTAGCATCTAGGCCAGGTGGACCACCATATGTCCGCTTGACTGGGCTGGGGACCTCTTTGGAGGCTCTTGAAGCAACGGGGAAACGTCTGTCTGATTTCGCACACAAACTGGGACTTCCCTTTGAGTTCATTCCAGTGGCCGAAAAGGTTGGAAATTTGGAGCCGGAGAGGCTTAATGTGAGCAAGAGGGAGGCTGTGGCCGTCCACTGGTTGCAACACTCGCTCTACGATGTCACCGGTTCCGATACAAATATGCTTTGTCTGTTGCAAAG GTTGGCACCAAAAGTAGTGACTGTGGTAGAACAGGACCTAAGCCATGCGGGATCCTTCCTGGGAAGGTTTGTGGAGGCCATACACTACTACTCCGCACTGTTCGACTCCTTGGGAGCAAGCTATGGGGAGGAGAGTGAGGAGAGGCATGTAGTGGAGCAGCAGTTGCTCTCCAGAGAGATACGCAATGTATTGGCCGTGGGAGGTCCTTCCAGAAGTGGGGATGTCAAGTTCCACAACTGGAGGGAAAAACTACAACAGTCCGGGTTCAAAGGCATCTCTCTTGCTGGGAATGCTGCTACACAAGCCACTTTGCTCCTTGGCATGTTCCCCTCTGATGGTTATACATTAGTGGAGGATAATGGCACCCTCAAGCTTGGTTGGAAAGACCTTTGCTTGCTCACTGCTTCTGCCTGGAGGCCTTTTCACGTTACTCTTGAAACTGCTACTACCACccctcaccaccaccaccaccaccaacaacaacaacaacaacaccaccaccaccgcttTGTCACTGCCTAG